The Aggregatilinea lenta genome includes a region encoding these proteins:
- a CDS encoding UDP-N-acetylmuramoyl-tripeptide--D-alanyl-D-alanine ligase has product MDPILILVLIWLVGILLRIWRLARFFQLEGYMTSRYLRWLVAKPHRYILSRSAIFVGVAMLAALVLDFSGQDREGIYLLVWGATSILGIWPEPVKEVKQKLALTQRAVRLLATAFVVGIVVLLVAVVIAQASTSLSQAADYGLVVAVGLVVYHLCPLALPLANQIMYPVESSLRRVFRERARRTLQRANPTVIGITGSYGKTSTKEFIAHILNGRYRALPTPKSYNTLMGVCIVINNELAKGEPYDYFIVEMGAYIEGEIKAICDLTRPKISLVTAVGPQHLERFGSIESTARAKYEIIQALPPDGVGVFNWDDPLVRSMYERGYPDTRIGVTWQNAGHATHIRVQASNIRESADGLAFDVLDTLMDEQRPFHTKLVGRHNVTNILMATAVALHLDMSLGEIAMRVATLDSPEHRLQRRTLPGGMTVIDDAYSANPVGARGALDVLALYDDGRRVLITPGMVELGELQAQENQKLGRYAAGIATDIVLVGIEQTEPIQRGVLEAGFDTEHLHIFDTREEAIAWFQHELAAGDAVLFLNDLPDTYL; this is encoded by the coding sequence ATGGATCCCATTCTGATACTGGTCCTTATCTGGTTGGTTGGTATCCTGTTGCGTATCTGGCGGCTGGCGCGTTTTTTCCAGCTCGAAGGTTACATGACCTCGCGCTACCTGCGCTGGCTGGTCGCCAAACCGCACCGCTACATCCTGTCGCGCTCCGCGATCTTCGTGGGTGTGGCGATGCTGGCGGCGCTGGTGCTTGACTTCAGCGGGCAGGACCGCGAGGGCATCTACCTGCTGGTGTGGGGCGCGACCAGTATCCTGGGTATCTGGCCGGAGCCGGTCAAGGAAGTCAAACAGAAGCTGGCGCTGACGCAGCGTGCCGTGCGCTTGCTGGCGACGGCATTCGTGGTAGGGATTGTCGTGCTGCTGGTGGCGGTCGTCATTGCCCAGGCATCGACGTCGCTCAGCCAGGCGGCGGATTACGGGCTGGTCGTCGCGGTTGGGTTGGTGGTTTACCATCTGTGCCCGCTGGCGCTGCCCCTGGCGAACCAGATCATGTACCCGGTCGAGTCCAGCCTGCGCCGCGTGTTCCGTGAGCGCGCGCGCCGCACGCTTCAGCGAGCCAATCCCACCGTGATCGGCATCACCGGCAGCTATGGCAAGACCAGCACCAAGGAATTTATCGCGCACATTTTGAACGGACGCTACCGCGCGCTGCCCACACCCAAGAGCTACAATACGCTGATGGGCGTTTGCATCGTGATCAATAATGAACTCGCCAAAGGCGAGCCATACGATTATTTTATTGTGGAGATGGGCGCGTATATTGAAGGCGAGATCAAGGCCATCTGCGACCTGACGCGGCCCAAGATCAGCCTGGTGACCGCCGTCGGCCCGCAGCATTTGGAGCGCTTCGGCAGCATCGAGTCGACGGCGCGCGCCAAGTACGAGATTATCCAGGCGCTGCCGCCGGACGGCGTGGGCGTGTTCAACTGGGACGATCCGTTGGTGCGCAGCATGTATGAGCGGGGTTATCCCGACACGCGCATCGGCGTGACGTGGCAGAACGCGGGCCACGCGACGCACATCCGCGTGCAGGCGTCCAACATTCGCGAGTCGGCGGATGGACTAGCGTTCGACGTGCTGGATACCCTGATGGATGAGCAGCGGCCCTTCCACACCAAACTGGTCGGGCGGCACAACGTCACCAATATCCTGATGGCGACCGCCGTCGCGCTGCACCTGGACATGTCCTTGGGTGAGATCGCCATGCGCGTGGCGACGCTGGATTCGCCGGAGCACCGGCTTCAGCGCCGTACCCTGCCGGGCGGCATGACCGTGATCGACGACGCCTACAGCGCTAACCCGGTCGGCGCGCGCGGTGCGCTCGACGTGCTGGCCCTCTACGACGACGGTCGGCGCGTTCTTATCACGCCCGGTATGGTCGAGCTGGGCGAGCTCCAGGCGCAAGAAAACCAGAAATTGGGGCGCTATGCGGCAGGCATCGCCACGGACATCGTGCTGGTCGGCATCGAGCAAACGGAGCCGATCCAGCGCGGCGTGCTGGAAGCCGGGTTCGATACAGAGCATCTGCACATTTTTGATACCCGCGAGGAAGCGATAGCCTGGTTCCAGCACGAGCTGGCGGCAGGCGATGCGGTTCTGTTTTTGAACGATTTGCCGGATACCTACCTCTAG